The following are encoded together in the Capsulimonas corticalis genome:
- a CDS encoding PEP-CTERM sorting domain-containing protein (PEP-CTERM proteins occur, often in large numbers, in the proteomes of bacteria that also encode an exosortase, a predicted intramembrane cysteine proteinase. The presence of a PEP-CTERM domain at a protein's C-terminus predicts cleavage within the sorting domain, followed by covalent anchoring to some some component of the (usually Gram-negative) cell surface. Many PEP-CTERM proteins exhibit an unusual sequence composition that includes large numbers of potential glycosylation sites. Expression of one such protein has been shown restore the ability of a bacterium to form floc, a type of biofilm.), with the protein MKTQKPIVAALTASVLALASISVANAAIIGTVASPTHPVGGTFTGGAGGVFNTSSVPVTFDGVNATFTFSPLTATSGYDTTFGVENLSGGSFSVVNGSGTLVSGTFTGSSFSTIPGSQTVTFLSNTVTYTGGSKLAPAGLVPTDTGSFSFSFANSNHTGSSGVKVTGGYIDSFTTDGVGGTFSGTPGSGGGHGPGNPVPEPGSVAVLMIGGMFLLGAALRRRPAASTFAS; encoded by the coding sequence GTGAAAACACAGAAACCCATTGTTGCTGCACTTACCGCTTCAGTTTTAGCCCTGGCCTCCATCAGCGTGGCGAACGCCGCGATTATTGGAACCGTGGCTAGCCCAACACATCCCGTCGGCGGAACATTTACCGGCGGCGCCGGCGGCGTCTTCAACACCTCGTCGGTTCCGGTTACGTTTGACGGCGTCAACGCCACCTTCACGTTCTCGCCTTTGACCGCTACCTCCGGCTATGACACCACGTTTGGTGTTGAGAACTTGAGCGGCGGCTCCTTCTCAGTCGTGAACGGCTCGGGCACCCTGGTGAGCGGCACGTTCACCGGCAGCAGCTTCAGCACGATACCCGGCAGCCAGACCGTTACGTTCCTTTCGAACACCGTTACCTATACCGGCGGATCGAAGCTGGCTCCCGCTGGTTTGGTTCCGACCGACACCGGCAGCTTTAGCTTCAGCTTCGCGAACTCCAACCACACCGGCAGCAGCGGCGTGAAGGTTACTGGAGGCTATATCGATAGCTTCACCACCGACGGCGTCGGCGGCACCTTCAGCGGCACCCCGGGTTCGGGAGGCGGCCATGGCCCCGGCAACCCCGTTCCGGAACCGGGATCGGTTGCGGTCCTGATGATCGGCGGTATGTTCCTCCTCGGCGCGGCGCTACGCCGTCGCCCCGCCGCCTCGACGTTCGCTTCTTAA
- a CDS encoding CBM96 family carbohydrate-binding protein has product MNHKNLAPVSAFTAVLALLTITNAAHGAVSRFSLAGHIPPAVADSDIVGQVPSSSPVNLALTLPLRNQTALRDLIQRLHNPADPLYGKYLTPAQFASRFSPTPEEYQSAIGFARANGFTVTQQHANRLLLEVSAPAASAETAFGVQLRRYHQANGRVFFAPDREPSLPIDMKGVISNVVGLENSVVWKAHSSIVTPATIAANPNQTGSGPGGGMTPTDIRAAYGLTNVTQTGAGQTLGLFELDGYTPSDITAYEQKYSLPAVPLQNVFVNGATGPTGSASGQGEVTLDIELQIALAPGADKIVIYQAPNSSAGILACYSKIATDNIAKSISTSWGTPEGNVPYNVLDSENAIFQQMAAQGQSIFAASGDAGAYDDGSSLSVDDPSSQPYVTGVGGTSLATNGAGGAWKSEKPWANKTDKSISPLGSGGGGGVSTYWSMPSYQTGVAATATLTDPTMRTVPDVALAADTSTGYSIYFKKGWYIYGGTSCAAPLWAAFTALVNQQRAAVGLGTLGFANPALYSIGKDSRYASDFHDTATGTNLYYPAIAGYDAASGWGSFIGANLLADLAPANSTTPPAPPAGPASLQAVPGDSQVSLTWAPVSGATSYTVYRKTAAANDTLAPVGSGVTATAFGNTGLVNDTTYYYQVTAMTAAGETAPSAVVSAVPTAAPASTTLTPIADSYVTSLAANTVIHGAETQITVKRDSSSTSTYRRTAYLKFDLTGVTGPITSAKLALTLNSNGTAGKAPLNVYGISDTTWTESSLTWNGALAAGGLTSADLSTGTLAATTQVTSTPGVYTWDLTSYLADKAGQIVTLQVADPGTDGVYFCFNSKEAATGKPALTLTVAPPTTPTTPTNPTTPQSATLNTMPVADSYVTSLAANTVIHGAETQITVKRDSTATSTYRRTAYLKFDLTSVTRPITSAKLALTLNSNGTAGKAPLNVYGISDTTWTESSLTWNGALAAGGLTSADLSTGTLAATTQVTSTPGVYTWDLTSYLADKAGQIVTLQVADPGTDGVYFCFNSKEAATGQPMLTVQY; this is encoded by the coding sequence TTGAACCATAAAAATCTCGCGCCCGTGTCCGCATTCACTGCGGTCCTCGCGCTTTTAACAATAACTAACGCGGCGCACGGCGCCGTAAGCCGATTTTCACTCGCCGGTCATATCCCGCCCGCAGTCGCCGATTCGGACATCGTCGGTCAGGTGCCAAGCAGCAGCCCGGTCAATCTCGCGCTCACCCTTCCCCTGCGGAACCAGACGGCGCTGCGCGACTTGATCCAGCGCCTGCACAATCCCGCCGATCCCCTGTACGGCAAGTACTTGACCCCGGCGCAATTCGCAAGCCGGTTCTCGCCCACTCCGGAAGAATATCAATCGGCCATCGGGTTCGCGCGAGCGAACGGCTTCACCGTCACGCAGCAGCACGCGAACCGGCTGCTCCTCGAAGTCAGCGCTCCGGCCGCCAGCGCCGAGACGGCGTTTGGAGTGCAATTGAGACGTTACCATCAAGCGAATGGTCGCGTATTCTTCGCTCCAGACCGCGAGCCGTCGCTTCCGATCGATATGAAGGGCGTCATCTCGAACGTCGTCGGCCTGGAAAACTCCGTCGTTTGGAAAGCGCACAGCTCGATTGTGACTCCCGCGACAATTGCGGCCAATCCCAATCAAACCGGCTCTGGACCGGGCGGAGGCATGACGCCCACCGACATCCGCGCCGCTTATGGCCTGACGAACGTGACGCAGACGGGCGCCGGGCAGACGCTCGGTTTGTTTGAGCTCGACGGCTACACCCCGAGCGATATCACGGCCTACGAGCAAAAGTACAGCCTACCCGCCGTTCCGCTTCAGAACGTATTCGTCAACGGCGCCACCGGACCGACCGGCAGCGCGAGCGGACAAGGGGAAGTGACGCTCGACATCGAGCTTCAGATCGCTCTGGCGCCGGGCGCCGATAAGATCGTGATCTACCAGGCCCCCAACTCAAGCGCGGGCATTCTGGCTTGCTACAGCAAAATCGCGACCGACAACATCGCCAAGTCTATCAGCACATCGTGGGGAACTCCGGAAGGAAACGTCCCTTATAATGTACTGGACTCCGAGAACGCCATTTTCCAGCAGATGGCGGCGCAGGGACAGTCGATCTTCGCCGCGTCGGGTGACGCCGGCGCGTACGATGACGGCTCGTCGCTCAGCGTCGACGACCCCTCCTCGCAGCCCTACGTCACCGGCGTTGGCGGGACGAGCCTGGCCACCAACGGCGCCGGCGGCGCGTGGAAATCGGAAAAGCCCTGGGCGAACAAGACCGACAAATCGATCAGCCCGCTCGGCTCCGGCGGCGGCGGCGGCGTCAGCACCTACTGGTCGATGCCGTCCTATCAAACCGGCGTTGCCGCAACCGCCACGCTTACCGACCCGACGATGCGCACCGTTCCGGACGTCGCGCTGGCCGCGGACACCTCCACGGGATACTCCATCTATTTCAAAAAGGGGTGGTACATCTACGGCGGCACCAGTTGCGCCGCGCCTCTGTGGGCCGCCTTCACGGCGCTCGTCAACCAGCAGCGCGCCGCAGTCGGCCTGGGAACGCTGGGCTTCGCCAATCCCGCACTGTATTCCATCGGCAAAGACAGCCGTTACGCTTCGGACTTCCATGACACGGCCACCGGAACGAACCTCTACTATCCGGCCATCGCCGGGTATGACGCGGCCAGCGGATGGGGATCGTTCATCGGCGCGAACCTGCTCGCGGACCTTGCCCCGGCGAACTCCACAACGCCGCCGGCGCCCCCGGCCGGTCCCGCCTCCTTGCAGGCGGTCCCGGGAGACAGCCAGGTATCCCTCACCTGGGCTCCGGTGAGCGGCGCCACAAGCTACACCGTGTATCGCAAAACTGCGGCCGCCAACGATACGCTGGCCCCTGTCGGCTCCGGCGTAACAGCCACGGCGTTCGGCAACACCGGTCTTGTCAACGACACGACGTACTACTATCAAGTCACGGCAATGACCGCCGCCGGAGAAACCGCGCCTTCCGCCGTTGTCAGCGCCGTCCCGACCGCGGCTCCCGCCAGTACGACATTGACGCCGATCGCGGACTCCTATGTGACCTCGCTCGCGGCCAACACCGTCATCCATGGCGCGGAAACGCAGATCACTGTCAAGCGCGACTCTAGCTCGACGAGCACTTACCGGCGCACCGCGTATCTGAAGTTCGATCTGACGGGAGTGACCGGCCCGATCACCTCGGCGAAACTGGCCTTGACCCTGAACTCGAACGGCACCGCCGGCAAAGCGCCGCTCAACGTCTACGGGATCAGCGACACCACCTGGACCGAAAGCAGCCTGACCTGGAACGGCGCGCTGGCGGCCGGCGGCCTGACCTCGGCGGACCTGAGCACCGGAACGCTGGCGGCGACCACGCAGGTGACCAGCACCCCGGGCGTCTACACCTGGGACCTGACCAGCTACCTGGCCGACAAGGCCGGACAGATCGTCACCCTCCAGGTCGCCGACCCGGGAACCGACGGCGTCTACTTCTGCTTCAACAGCAAGGAAGCCGCGACCGGAAAGCCGGCGCTGACGCTGACCGTGGCGCCGCCGACCACTCCAACCACGCCGACGAATCCGACGACCCCGCAGTCGGCGACCCTCAACACGATGCCGGTCGCGGACTCTTATGTGACCTCGCTCGCGGCCAACACCGTCATCCATGGCGCGGAAACACAGATCACCGTCAAGCGCGATTCGACCGCGACAAGCACGTATCGACGCACTGCATACCTGAAGTTCGACCTGACCAGCGTTACCCGTCCGATCACCTCGGCGAAACTGGCCTTGACCCTGAACTCGAACGGCACCGCCGGCAAAGCGCCGCTCAACGTCTACGGGATCAGCGACACCACCTGGACCGAAAGCAGC